A window of Drosophila subobscura isolate 14011-0131.10 chromosome E, UCBerk_Dsub_1.0, whole genome shotgun sequence contains these coding sequences:
- the LOC117890946 gene encoding H/ACA ribonucleoprotein complex subunit 4 yields MADADVRKEKRKKKIKEEPVDADDIGTLQKQGNFQIKPSSKIAELDTSQWPLLLKNFDKLNIRSNHYTPLAHGSSPLNRDIKEYMKTGFINLDKPSNPSSHEVVAWIKKILKVEKTGHSGTLDPKVTGCLIVCIDRATRLVKSQQSAGKEYVAIFKLHGAVESVAKVRQGLEKLRGALFQRPPLISAVKRQLRVRTVYDSKLLDYDESRNMGVFWVSCEAGSYIRTMCVHLGLVLGVGGQMLELRRVRSGIQSEGDGMVTMHDVLDAMWLYENHKDETMLRRVIKPLEGLLINHKRIIMKDSSVNAVCYGAKIMLPGVLRYEDGIEIDQEIVICTTKGEAVCLAIALMTTATMSSCDHGVVAKIKRVIMERDTYPRKWGLGPKASAKKALIAAGKLDKFGRPNENTPKEWLTGFVDYNSKKPAAAVAPQTPVKGTPSNGSDEPSKRKLSTSSVEETAPATGAEDTSAKSDKKKKKKKHKGEEEAPEEQEASADVEPVEKEKKKKKKKDKDREREEE; encoded by the exons atggccGATGCTG ACGTAcgaaaagagaagaggaagaagaagatcAAGGAAGAGCCAGTCGATGCCGACGACATTGGCACGCTACAAAAGCAGGgtaattttcaaataaaaccCTCGTCGAAGATAGCCGAGCTAGACACATCGCAATGGCCGCTGCTTCTGAAGAACTTCGACAAACTAAATATTCGGTCAAATCACTACACGCCACTGGCACATGGCTCGTCGCCCCTCAACCGCGACATCAAAGAGTACATGAAGACGGGTTTCATCAATCTTGACAAACCCTCCAATCCCAGTTCCCACGAGGTGGTGGCCTGGATTAAGAAGATTCTCAAGGTAGAGAAGACGGGACATTCGGGCACATTGGATCCGAAGGTTACAG GTTGCCTGATTGTCTGCATCGACCGTGCCACGCGTCTTGTCAAGTCACAGCAGAGTGCCGGCAAGGAGTATGTGGCTATTTTCAAGCTTCATGGTGCCGTTGAATCGGTAGCCAAAGTTCGTCAAGGCTTGGAGAAGCTGCGCGGTGCTCTTTTCCAGCGTCCCCCGCTAATCTCGGCCGTCAAGCGTCAACTCCGAGTGCGTACAGTGTACGACAGCAAGCTGTTGGACTACGACGAGAGTCGCAATATGG GTGTATTTTGGGTTAGTTGCGAGGCCGGCTCCTACATCCGAACGATGTGCGTCCATCTGGGTCTAGTCCTGGGCGTCGGCGGTCAAATGTTGGAACTGCGTCGTGTGCGTTCGGGCATTCAGTCGGAAGGCGACGGCATGGTAACCATGCATGATGTCCTCGATGCCATGTGGCTGTACGAGAACCACAAGGACGAGACCATGCTGCGTCGTGTGATCAAGCCGTTGGAGGGTCTGCTGATTAACCACAAGCGTATCATCATGAAGGACAGTTCG GTGAATGCTGTGTGCTATGGCGCTAAGATTATGTTGCCTGGTGTTCTGCGCTATGAGGATGGCATTGAGATCGATCAGGAAATTGTCATATGCACGACCAAGGGTGAGGCTGTTTGTCTGGCCATTGCTCTGATGACCACGGCCACCATGTCGTCGTGTGATCATGGTGTTGTGGCCAAGATTAAGCGTGTGATAATGGAGCGCGACACATATCCACGCAAGTGGGGATTGGGTCCCAAGGCCTCCGCGAAGAAGGCGCTCATCGCTGCCGGCAAGCTGGACAAGTTTGGCAGGCCCAATGAGAACACACCTAAAGAGTGGCTGACCGGCTTTGTCGACTACAATTCCAAGAAGCCAGCGGCGGCAGTAGCCCCACAGACACCAGTCAAAGGAACCCCCTCCAATGGCTCGGACGAGCCGTCCAAG CGTAAACTGAGCACCTCCAGTGTCGAGGAGACGGCACCGGCCACCGGAGCTGAAGATACTTCTGCCAAATCtgacaaaaagaagaagaagaagaagcacaAGGGCGAGGAAGAGGCTCCAGAGGAGCAAGAGGCATCGGCTGATGTTGAGCCAGtagaaaaggagaagaaaaagaagaagaagaaggataAGGATAgggaaagagaagaagaatAG
- the LOC117890990 gene encoding uncharacterized protein LOC117890990, with protein sequence MFAYTWQTSAVILLAAVALCAARPQLQEVPHALLDIEAPNQFSYSPSPLQQPDSLRSKPYFDFLSTLYAHDTAKSNLFRPYSGRPRRDAPVQSHKQERQRRAIVFRPLFVYKQQEIRKQEIKDRQAERRIDQQARRTVRL encoded by the exons ATGTTTGCATACACTTGGCAA ACTTCAGCTGTGATCCTGCTCGCGGCAGTGGCTCTGTGCGCCGCCCggccgcagctgcaggaggTGCCACACGCGCTGCTGGACATCGAGGCACCCAATCAGTTCAGCTACAGTCCCTCGCCGCTccagcagccagacagccTGCGCTCCAAGCCATACTTTGACTTCCTGAGCACACTGTATGCCCACGACACGGCCAAGTCGAATCTTTTCCGCCCATATTCGGGACGTCCACGTCGCGATGCCCCCGTCCAGAGCCACAAGCAGGAGCGCCAGCGTCGCGCAATCGTTTTCCGGCCACTGTTCGTGTATAAGCAGCAGGAGATCCGGAAACAGGAGATCaaggacaggcaggcagagcgaCGCATTGACCAGCAGGCACGCCGCACTGTCCGTCTGTAG
- the LOC117890989 gene encoding trypsin-2, giving the protein MPVLLRAVLLLWAVAMAPNVWAELCDNGTGECKNLTATDCPTVFDNLAAIGPGALKYCDRKYDIICCPLPLYKQIQNQNSNNVESSRRFEKECRRFNEMRSSCRTTPFIVGGTKAAGREFPFMALLGQRQRGSTTIDWDCGGSLIHPKFILTAAHCLETNEKKEERLDPNFDSPKYVVRLGELDYNIETDDAQPQDFRVVNYVVHPAYDEEDNGSRKNDIALVELDRAAVFNEYVAPVCLPPASGNEHLQLTAAGWGAVKEGGRSSSHLLKVNLERFSVEQCCQRLEQHIDIRTQLCAGSRSSNADTCYGDSGGPVFVQHSSFACLKQIIGITSYGLVCGEQGLPSVYTKVHLYTDWIESIVWGE; this is encoded by the exons ATGCCGGTTCTGCTGCGGGCTGTGCTTTTGCTCTGGGCAGTAGCCATGGCCCCAAATGTTTGGGCCGAACTGTGCGATAATGGCACCGGCGAGTGCAAAAATTTGACAGCGACAGACTGCCCGACAGTCTTCGACAACTTGGCCGCCATTGGGCCCGGTGCCCTCAAGTACTGCGATCGTAAGTACGACATCATTTGCTGTCCCTTGCCACTGTATAAGCAAATCCAGAACCAGAATTCGAATAATGtcgaaagcagcagaagattcGAAAAGG AATGTCGTCGCTTCAATGAGATGAGGTCTTCCTGCCGCACGACTCCATTCATTGTGGGCGGCACGAAGGCCGCTGGCCGTGAGTTTCCCTTCATGGCCCTGCTAGGGCAACGCCAGAGGGGAAGTACAACCATCGACTGGGACTGCGGCGGGTCTTTGATCCATCCCAAGTTCATTCTAACCGCCGCCCATTGCCTGGAGACAAACGA aaagaaagaggagCGCCTGGATCCCAATTTCGATTCACCGAAGTATGTTGTGCGGCTGGGGGAACTTGATTACAACATCGAGACGGATGATGCCCAGCCTCAGGACTTCCGGGTGGTCAATTATGTAGTGCATCCCGCCTACGATGAGGAGGATAACGGCAGCCGCAAGAACGACATTGCCCTCGTGGAGCTAGACAGAGCGGCAGTCTTTAACGAGTATGTGGCGCCTGTATGCCTGCCTCCGGCCAGCGGTAACGAGCATCTCCAGCTAACGGCCGCAGGCTGGGGAGCCGTCAAGGAGGGCGGACGTTCCTCCTCGCACCTGCTCAAGGTGAACCTAGAGCGCTTCAGCGTGGAGCAGTGCTGCCAGCGACTGGAGCAACATATCGACATACGCACTCAGCTGTGCGCCGGCTCTCGGTCGAGCAATGCCGACACCTGCTACGGCGACTCTGGCGGGCCTGTCTTTGTGCAGCACTCATCATTCGCGTGCCTCAAGCAGATCATTGGCATCACCTCGTACGGTCTGGTGTGCGGCGAGCAGGGACTGCCCAGCGTCTACACGAAGGTGCATCTCTACACGGACTGGATCGAGAGCATTGTGTGGGGCGAGTAG